The Pan troglodytes isolate AG18354 chromosome 8, NHGRI_mPanTro3-v2.0_pri, whole genome shotgun sequence genome window below encodes:
- the IFIT1B gene encoding LOW QUALITY PROTEIN: interferon-induced protein with tetratricopeptide repeats 1B (The sequence of the model RefSeq protein was modified relative to this genomic sequence to represent the inferred CDS: inserted 1 base in 1 codon; deleted 1 base in 1 codon; substituted 1 base at 1 genomic stop codon), which translates to MTNVLVLFRFHGEESDGKLIEDSLIQLRCHFTWKLLIEAPEIPDLENRIWEEIQXLDTKYNVGIHNLLAYVKHLKGQNEEALVSLKKAEDLIQKEHANQADIRSLVTWGNFAWVYYHMGRLAEAQTYLDKVENTCKKFANPSRYRMECPEVDCEEGWALAKCGGKNYERAKTCFEKALEGNPENPEFNTGYAITVYRLDKFNIASGRNKIFSLHVLKXAVRLNPDDVYIRVLLALKLQDEGQEAEGEKYIEEALTSISSQAYVFQYAAKFYRRKGSVDKALELLKMALETTPTSAFLHHQMGLCYRAQMIQIKEATNWQPRGQDRETVDRLVQLAICKFEKTIMLKQTFEMAYVDLAETYAEIGHHRKAEEHFQKGLRMKIFEDQLKQEIHYRYGCFQEHHGKSEDKAITHYLKGLKIEKMSHSREKLLNALEKLAKRCIHQNVRVVESVSLLGLIHKLKGEVSDALLCYERALRLAADLNPIF; encoded by the exons ATGACGAACGTCCTAGTGCTATTCCGATTCCATGG TGAAGAATCTGATGGAAAGCTTATTGAAGACAGCCTGATTCAGCTGAGATGTCACTTTACATGGAAGTTGTTAATTGAAGCTCCTGAAATTCCTGATTTAGAAAACAGGATCTGGGAAGAGATTC TCCTGGACACCAAATACAATGTGGGAATACACAACCTACTAGCCTATGTGAAACACCTGAAAGGCCAGAATGAGGAAGCCCTGGTCAGCTTGAAAAAGGCTGAAGACTTAATTCAGAAAGAACATGCCAACCAAGCAGATATTAGAAGTCTGGTGACCTGGGGCAACTTTGCCTGGGTGTATTACCACATGGGCAGATTGGCAGAAGCCCAGACTTACCTGGACAAGGTGGAGAACACTTGCAAGAAGTTTGCAAATCCTTCCCGCTATAGAATGGAGTGTCCAGAGGTGGACTGTGAGGAAGGATGGGCCTTGGCGAAGTGTGGAGGAAAGAATTATGAACGGGCCAAGACCTGCTTTGAAAAGGCTCTGGAAGGGAACCCTGAAAACCCTGAATTCAATACTGGGTATGCAATCACCGTCTATCGCCTGGATAAATTTAACATAGCATCAGGGAGGAATAAGATATTTTCTCTGCACGTCCTAAAATGAGCTGTCAGGCTAAATCCAGATGATGTATATATTAGGGTTCTCCTTGCCCTGAAGCTTCAGGATGAAGGACAGGAAGCTGAAGGAGAAAAGTACATTGAAGAAGCTCTGACCAGTATATCTTCACAGGCCTATGTCTTTCAATATGCAGCCAAGTTTTATCGAAGAAAAGGGTCTGTGGATAAAGCTCTTGAGCTCTTAAAAATGGCCTTGGAGACAACACCCACTTCTGCCTTCCTGCATCACCAAATGGGGCTTTGCTACAGGGCACAAATGATCCAAATCAAGGAAGCTACAAACTGGCAGCCTAGAGGGCAAGATAGGGAAACTGTGGACAGATTGGTTCAATTGGCTATATGCAAATTTGAAAAGACTATAATGTTAAAGCAAACATTTGAGATGGCCTATGTTGACCTGGCTGAAACGTATGCAGAAATAGGCCACCACAGAAAGGCTGAGGAACATTTTCAGAAAGGGTTACGCATGAAGATCTTTGAAGATCAGCTAAAGCAAGAGATTCATTACCGCTACGGCTGTTTCCAAGAACATCATGGGAAATCTGAAGATAAAGCAATTACCCATTATTTAAAAggtttgaaaatagaa aaaatgtcccATTCCAGGGAAAAACTTCTCAATGCTTTAGAGAAATTGGCTAAAAGATGTATTCACCAGAATGTACGGGTTGTGGAAAGTGTCAGCCTTCTTGGGCTTATCCACAAATTGAAAGGAGAAGTAAGTGACGCTTTGCTGTGCTATGAGAGGGCTCTGAGGCTGGCTGCTGACCTGAACCCTATATTTTAA
- the LOC101058893 gene encoding interferon-induced protein with tetratricopeptide repeats 1B-like: MDQVGNLEKGDLGQLCLGWGKFAWAYHHIGRLAEAQTYLDKVENICKKFANASRYRMECPEMNCEEGWALAKCGGKNYEQAKACFEKAREVGPENPEFSTGYVITAYCLDGFNTTDSNETFSLHPLKWAVSLNPKDAHIKVILALKLQDEGQEAEGEKHIEKALISMSSQTYVFRYAAQFYQRKGNIDKALLLLKMALQGTPTSAFLHHQIGLCCRKQTKKAKGRIEKL, encoded by the coding sequence GTGACCTGGGGCAACTTTGCCTGGGCTGGGGCAAATTTGCCTGGGCGTATCACCACATAGGGAGACTGGCAGAAGCCCAGACTTACCTGGATAAGGTAGAGAACATTTGCAAGAAGTTTGCAAATGCTTCCCGCTATAGAATGGAGTGTCCTGAGATGAACTGTGAGGAAGGATGGGCCTTGGCGAAGTGTGGAGGAAAGAATTATGAACAGGCCAAGGCCTGCTTTGAAAAGGCTCGAGAGGTGGGCCCTGAAAATCCTGAATTCAGCACTGGGTATGTCATCACTGCCTATTGCCTGGACGGTTTTAACACAACAGACAGTAATGAGACATTTTCTCTGCACCCCCTAAAATGGGCTGTCAGTCTAAATCCAAAAGATGCACACATTAAGGTTATCCTTGCCCTGAAGCTTCAGGATGAAGGACAGGAAGCTGAAGGAGAAAAGCACATTGAAAAAGCTCTAATCAGTATGTCTTCACAGACCTATGTTTTTCGATATGCAGCCCAGTTTTATCAAAGAAAAGGCAATATAGATAAAGCTCTTCTGCTCTTAAAAATGGCCTTGCAGGGAACACCCACTTCTGCCTTCCTGCATCACCAGATAGGGCTTTGCTGCaggaaacagacaaaaaaagCTAAAGGCAGGATAGAGAAACTGTAG